A single genomic interval of Dyella sp. GSA-30 harbors:
- the flgA gene encoding flagellar basal body P-ring formation chaperone FlgA, producing MRFVPRSPLSYATAFALLGAAWACAMPAQAAPSSPDRLRQAAEDALRQHYAASGSRAEVQADKLDSRLQLAECTAPLKTAISNEARPSARMAVEVSCPMAGGWKIRVPVRLQLYRQVLVTTRPLQRGDGITAADVHGEERDITRLGYGYIDSLDQVAGRSLARPLMAGSVLTPSAMGSRQTVKAGDHVQMIARISGIEVRATGVALGSGDTGARLRVRNDSSGKPIDAIVRGAGLVEALP from the coding sequence ATGAGGTTTGTTCCGCGCAGCCCCTTGAGCTACGCCACAGCGTTCGCGCTGCTGGGCGCGGCCTGGGCGTGCGCCATGCCGGCGCAGGCCGCGCCCTCCTCGCCGGATCGTCTGCGTCAGGCCGCCGAGGATGCGTTGCGTCAGCACTACGCCGCATCGGGCAGCCGCGCGGAGGTGCAGGCAGACAAGCTTGACTCGCGCCTGCAGTTGGCCGAGTGCACCGCACCACTGAAAACAGCCATATCCAACGAGGCCCGCCCTTCCGCACGCATGGCCGTGGAAGTCAGTTGCCCCATGGCGGGCGGCTGGAAGATCCGCGTGCCGGTACGCCTGCAGCTTTATCGCCAGGTACTGGTGACCACGCGCCCCCTGCAACGCGGCGACGGCATCACCGCGGCCGACGTGCATGGCGAGGAACGCGATATCACACGGCTGGGCTATGGCTATATCGATTCGCTCGACCAGGTGGCCGGACGCTCGCTGGCCCGGCCGCTCATGGCCGGCAGTGTGCTCACGCCCAGCGCCATGGGCAGCCGCCAGACCGTAAAGGCCGGCGACCATGTTCAGATGATTGCCCGTATCAGCGGCATCGAGGTACGCGCCACCGGCGTAGCCCTCGGCAGCGGCGACACCGGCGCACGCCTGCGCGTGCGCAACGACAGCTCCGGGAAGCCGATCGACGCTATCGTGCGTGGGGCTGGGCTGGTGGAGGCGCTTCCGTGA
- a CDS encoding flagellar protein FlgN, whose protein sequence is MGSRLLAEMNDALSAVLADMQGAVADLDQVLSDERAALDRADADALNRAGERKQSLMHQLEQLDGERLQLTQNIDSHNENHQQTWSGILKTLAACQQANQRNGDIVEQRLQHVRRALSVLTGGKDEVNVYNPAGKVRGGFRSLPLAQA, encoded by the coding sequence ATGGGCTCACGGCTGCTCGCGGAAATGAACGACGCGCTGTCGGCCGTGCTGGCCGATATGCAGGGCGCCGTCGCCGACCTGGACCAGGTGCTGAGCGACGAGCGCGCCGCACTGGACCGGGCCGACGCCGATGCGCTCAATCGCGCCGGCGAACGCAAGCAGAGCCTGATGCACCAACTGGAACAGCTCGATGGCGAACGCCTGCAGCTGACCCAGAACATCGATTCGCACAACGAAAACCATCAGCAGACCTGGTCAGGCATTCTCAAGACGCTGGCGGCATGCCAGCAGGCCAACCAGCGCAACGGCGATATCGTCGAACAACGGCTTCAACACGTCAGGCGCGCCTTGTCCGTCCTTACCGGCGGCAAAGACGAAGTCAACGTATACAACCCGGCAGGCAAGGTGCGCGGCGGCTTTCGATCGCTACCGCTTGCGCAAGCCTGA
- a CDS encoding methyl-accepting chemotaxis protein, protein MSFIRSKQLAALAQAAAKGHTAQVERLSREYPAMADALAPLLALARPSEPAAVALQAVEQQSLMLNAAQALLREHQALEEATGESRAGVGRLTDGGAGISSGLQQTVNGIEQARETTRHGAATVNEVDGQLRLLRSALSAMNRNQAKLAEQVAQIRKLTASVQEIAHQTNLVALNAAIEAARAGEAGKGFAVVADEVKQLAEKTSQATGEIEAVTGSIGDFSQQLDGDVQQGMRRLENAQERITHTASALREGAETLHGAMTRLQNVQQSSDSQSARIAGSQAALGVLQKRTVEARRQAEALDRACVLSHRLCLGWLDQDAEHSLAGLSLSLRESIQGLRQAMELALHEPAALDRRWFDTAVLDHVLARLADKHAAHPAAEQLMAAGQRLSTHAGAFVSLISQGDLQRAADYPNRVEAERETIHQQLGVLLADAVA, encoded by the coding sequence ATGAGTTTTATCCGCAGCAAGCAACTCGCCGCACTGGCTCAGGCAGCCGCCAAAGGCCATACCGCGCAGGTCGAGCGTCTGTCGCGCGAGTATCCGGCGATGGCGGACGCATTGGCTCCCTTGCTTGCGCTGGCCAGGCCGAGCGAACCGGCAGCGGTGGCGCTGCAGGCGGTAGAGCAACAGAGTCTGATGCTCAACGCGGCGCAGGCGCTATTGCGCGAACACCAGGCGCTGGAAGAAGCCACCGGCGAGAGCCGGGCCGGCGTCGGACGTTTGACGGATGGGGGCGCCGGGATTTCGTCGGGGTTGCAGCAAACCGTCAATGGCATCGAGCAGGCCCGGGAAACCACCCGCCACGGTGCGGCGACGGTAAACGAAGTCGATGGGCAGCTGCGCCTGCTGCGCAGCGCGCTGTCGGCCATGAATCGCAACCAGGCCAAACTGGCCGAACAGGTCGCGCAGATCCGCAAGCTCACCGCGAGCGTGCAGGAGATTGCCCATCAGACCAACCTGGTCGCCCTGAATGCGGCGATCGAAGCCGCGCGCGCGGGCGAAGCCGGCAAGGGCTTTGCCGTGGTTGCCGACGAGGTGAAGCAGCTGGCCGAAAAAACCAGCCAGGCCACCGGCGAGATCGAAGCGGTAACCGGTTCCATCGGCGATTTCTCGCAACAGCTCGACGGCGACGTGCAGCAAGGCATGCGCCGCCTGGAGAACGCACAGGAACGCATCACCCACACCGCCAGCGCATTGCGCGAGGGCGCGGAGACCTTGCATGGCGCGATGACGCGCCTGCAAAACGTACAACAAAGCTCGGATTCGCAAAGCGCACGCATCGCCGGTTCGCAGGCCGCACTCGGTGTCTTGCAGAAACGTACGGTCGAAGCGCGTCGCCAGGCCGAGGCGCTGGACCGCGCCTGCGTGTTGTCGCACCGCTTGTGCCTGGGTTGGCTCGACCAGGATGCGGAGCATTCCCTGGCCGGCCTCAGTTTGAGCTTGCGCGAGTCGATCCAGGGCTTGCGACAGGCGATGGAGCTGGCCTTGCACGAACCGGCCGCACTCGACCGCCGCTGGTTCGACACCGCCGTACTCGATCATGTACTTGCACGCCTCGCCGACAAGCACGCCGCCCATCCGGCCGCCGAGCAGTTAATGGCCGCGGGCCAGCGCTTGAGCACCCATGCCGGCGCCTTCGTCAGCCTGATCAGCCAAGGCGATCTGCAACGCGCGGCCGATTACCCCAACCGAGTCGAAGCCGAACGCGAAACCATTCATCAGCAACTGGGCGTGCTGCTCGCGGATGCGGTTGCATGA
- the flgM gene encoding flagellar biosynthesis anti-sigma factor FlgM, with protein MNTTITSNGLPVLPQTQSGQSGGSTQDATAASAKPVTGPANDSVKLTDSARALTQAAQGGSEVDQQKVDKIRQSIADGSYKPNPANIADKLISLNTQLGGK; from the coding sequence ATGAACACCACCATCACCTCCAACGGACTGCCGGTTCTGCCGCAGACCCAAAGTGGTCAGAGCGGCGGCAGCACTCAGGACGCCACGGCGGCCAGCGCCAAGCCGGTGACCGGGCCGGCCAACGACAGCGTCAAGCTGACCGACTCGGCGCGCGCGCTGACCCAGGCGGCGCAAGGCGGCAGCGAAGTCGACCAGCAGAAGGTCGACAAGATCCGCCAGTCGATCGCCGACGGCAGCTACAAGCCCAATCCGGCCAATATTGCCGACAAGCTGATTTCGCTCAATACCCAGCTCGGCGGCAAGTAA